The genomic region CCCCCCCCCGCCCCCTAGGCCAAGCTGATCGTGCCCAACAGCACGGCGGGGCTCATCATCGGCAAGGGGGGCGCGACGGTGAAGGCCATCATGGAGCAGTCGGGCGCCTGGGTGCAGCTCAGCCAGAAGCCCGAGGGCCTCAACCTGCAGGAGCGCGTGGTGACGGTGAGCGGCGAGGCCGCCCAGCTGCACGCCGCCGTGCGCGCCATCGTGCAGAGGATCCAGGAGGACccgcagagcagcagctgcctcaaCATCAGCTACGCCAACGTCGCCGGCCCCGTGGCCAACTCCAACCCCACCGGCTCGCCCTACGCCGGCCCCGCCGACGCTCTGCCGCCCGCCGCCGTCCTGGCCGCGCCGGCCGCGTTGGGCGCCTTCGCCGCCGCTCCCGGTTTCTCCGGCGGCGACCTCTTGGCCATCGGCGCCGCCTTGAACACCTTGGCCGGTTACGGCTACGGCCCGGCGCCGGCCTTGGGCTTGGGCTCGGCCGCCTTGGCGGCGGTGGCGGCCGGGGCCACGCCGGCGGCGGCCGCCAACCTCTTGGCCTCGTACGCGAACGATGCGGCCGGCGGCCCCGGCGCGCCCGCCTTCGCCTTGGGCTCCTTGGCCAACGGCTACTTGGGGCCCGCCGCCCCCTTGGTGGCCGCCGGCGGCTCCTTCCTGGCCGCCGAGAAGCCGGCGGAGGGGGCCAAGGAGCTGGTGGAGATCGCGGTGCCGGAGAACCTGGTGGGAGCCATCCTGGGCAAGGGGGGCAAGACGCTGGTGGAG from Oxyura jamaicensis isolate SHBP4307 breed ruddy duck unplaced genomic scaffold, BPBGC_Ojam_1.0 oxyUn_random_OJ13504, whole genome shotgun sequence harbors:
- the LOC118158826 gene encoding RNA-binding protein Nova-2-like, whose translation is AKLIVPNSTAGLIIGKGGATVKAIMEQSGAWVQLSQKPEGLNLQERVVTVSGEAAQLHAAVRAIVQRIQEDPQSSSCLNISYANVAGPVANSNPTGSPYAGPADALPPAAVLAAPAALGAFAAAPGFSGGDLLAIGAALNTLAGYGYGPAPALGLGSAALAAVAAGATPAAAANLLASYANDAAGGPGAPAFALGSLANGYLGPAAPLVAAGGSFLAAEKPAEGAKELVEIAVPENLVGAILGKGGKTLVEYQELTGARIQISKKGDFIPGTRSRRVTITGPPAATQAAQFLISQRVTYEQGVRATNPPKVG